In Electrophorus electricus isolate fEleEle1 chromosome 6, fEleEle1.pri, whole genome shotgun sequence, a single genomic region encodes these proteins:
- the LOC118241525 gene encoding uncharacterized protein LOC118241525, translated as MAEKISEDNGTSTMGTCSSSTQLSGTGNASTESKVFIPKMKEIHLEGMPTSTYSFLCPHAGQFQCKITNIVFEMEEKGEVQYRIVSWDTHLLDGLGHMQPAGPLYEIDCCEGSVSHLHLPHCETVYEENQMELTVANFINKVQKKHEGSTYFETSSRCQLIPGRKYKASCDPYVPQPKHAEFDSHYGPNHHPTFVVFSEADVVTVSVLDEDGMEVWEPHQVFMISEKMEKCQIAEKTPLKMPAEVHFVDKYMDKLIGRVTSVMEIADCLQSKNMITDETYDKIHTEKTPQEQMRILNQALRSGGQNMKDEFYKILKEKQPFLIKDLESEPSKV; from the exons cggagaaaaTTTCTGAAGATAATGGGACTTCTACAATGGGCACTTGCTCATCATCAACGCAACTCTCTGGCACTGGAAAT GCCTCAACAGAAAGTAAAGTTTTCATtcctaaaatgaaagaaatccaTTTAGAGGGCATGCCTACGTCTACATACAG CTTTCTGTGCCCTCATGCTGGTCAGTTCCAGTGTAAAATCACCAACATTGTGTttgagatggaggagaaagggGAGGTGCAGTACAGAATCGTCTCCTGGGATACCCATCTCTTGGATGGCTTGGGTCACATGCAGCCTGCAGGACCCCTGTATGAAATAGACTGCTGTGAAGGTTCAGTCAGTCATCTACACCTGCCACACTGTGAGACAGTCTATG AAGAAAATCAGATGGAACTCACTGTGGCAAATTTTATTAATAAG GTGCAGAAAAAGCATGAAGGCAGTACATATTTTGAAACCAGCTCCAGATGCCAGCTGATTCCTGGTAGAAAATACAAAGCATCATGTGATCCATATGTACCCCAGCCAAAG CATGCAGAGTTTGACAGTCACTATGGCCCCAACCATCACCCCACTTTTGTGGTCTTCTCTGAGGCTGACGTTGTTACAGTGAGTGTTTTAGATGAAGATGGAATGGAGGTGTGGGAGCCACATCAGGTCTTTATGATAAGTGAAAAAATGGAGAAAT GTCAGATTGCAGAGAAAACCCCACTCAAAATGCCAGCAG AAGTACACTTTGTGGATAAATACATGGACAAGCTCATCGGTCGAGTCACCTCAGTAATGGAGATAGCAGACTGTctgcaaagcaaaaacatgaTTACTGATGAAACATATGACAaaatacacactgaaaaaaCCCCACAGGAGCAAATGAGGATCTTAAACCAAGCACTTAGGTCAGGAGGCCAAAACATGAAAGATGAATTCTATAAAATACTTAAAGAGAAGCAGCCGTTCTTAATAAAAGATCTGGAGTCTGAACCCAGCAAGGTGTAA